From Sebaldella sp. S0638:
ACTTATCTTCCTTTTACAAAATATAAAACTGCCGTATTATCAATTGTAGAATTCCTTCTCCAGAATAAGAGCCACTGCACCCAAATACTGCGGTATTTTGTATATATCATTTCTTACGAATATTTCCCTGCTTATTTTTCTGTTGCTTAATTCATAAACATAATCAAGAAACAGTCTGTTCAGGGTTTCATCGGTAAAACCATAACCTGTGATAAAAACCTTGTCGGGATCAATAAATTTTATCGTATCCACCAGTACAGAAGCTATGGCGTAATATTTTCTTTCCAGTATTTCCTTTATCATTACTTCTCCCTGTGAATAAGCATAAAATATATTCTCTATATTTATGTTATCTTCTGCCCCTTCTGTTTTACCAAATAATACAGGAGTGCTTTCCTCTGAATATACTTCTTTTACTTCTTTTATAATTCTGTAAAAATTCACCACTGCATCAAGACAGTTTATATCGCCGCATGAACATTTCACCACAGACGGGGATTCCACACGTATATGCGATAATTTCCCCGCGCTGAAATGAATCCCGTCCTGTATCTCATTATTCATTATAAGAGCAGATCCTATTCCCATACCGTATTTCAGGAAAATATAACTCCCGCTGTCAGTCTTCATATTTCCAAACATTTTGTATGCAAGAAAATATGTGTGTATATTATTAGCCAAATGAACGGGAATATCAAAGTTTTCTTCAAATACCCGGGTTACCTCTATTTTTTCATTCCACAGACCCTGTGCATTTATACTTATTCCGTTCTCCTGATCTACTATACCTACAATAGATATTCCTATTCCGAGAATTTCATTCTTATTGATTTTTAATTTTTTTAATTTTTCTTTTATATTATCCGAAATATCCTGAAACATATACATCGGGTCTTCATCTTTTTTATAAATAAGACTTATTTCATCTATAGTTTCTGAATTGAGATATGTTATCCCAGTCTTCACTTTTATAAATTCGTCATACTGATGTATATATATTCCGATTATCTTCTTATATTCATAATTTATACCTATAAGAATTTTTTTTCTTCCAATATTTTTCTCTTCTTTTTTCCCTATTGTTTTTAATATTCCTTCTTCTATCATTTCATTGGCAATGTTGGAAATAGTCATCGGCGTCATGCCAAGAACCTCTGCTATTTCCTTTTTCGGTATCTGGCCGTATTTATTCACTGCCCTTAATACTGCCTTTAGATTTCTCTGTTTTATATCCTGAAGATTTATTCCGATTTTCATATATAACCCTTTCCGGTATTTTAAATAATTACCGCTTTTATCAAAATTACATTATACTAAATATATAACATAAAAAAGACTTTTTTTCTATTTATATATGAATTCATATTTTATTCCGGAAATTTTTCATAGTCATCTTTATTTTTTGATCCCGCTGACATACTCCCTTTTTTATTTATTTTTGCCCCTTCCGGTGCATCTATTTCCCCCAGAAGTACAGGGTCTCCTGTTTCTGTCTGCCAGCTTTCCAGCTTTCCTCTCATCTGTGCAAGAACATCGCTGTATTCGGCTTTTCCTGCAACATTATTATTTTCTCCCGGATCAAAGTATAAATCATAAAGTATCTCCATTTCTTTTTTCATATCCAAAAGACCGTTTTCCGTGAGAAATTCTTTTACCTTGGAATCATCCATATTGGAATAATTATATTTGTCATATGTTTTGTCAAAATATTTTATATACTTATATCTTTCATTTCTTACACATCTTGCTGGTTCATAGGACGTATGATAATTGATCTCGGCATATATTTCTTCCCTGACCTTTTTATTTTCATAAAGAAGGGGAACCAGTGATTTTCCC
This genomic window contains:
- a CDS encoding ROK family transcriptional regulator yields the protein MKIGINLQDIKQRNLKAVLRAVNKYGQIPKKEIAEVLGMTPMTISNIANEMIEEGILKTIGKKEEKNIGRKKILIGINYEYKKIIGIYIHQYDEFIKVKTGITYLNSETIDEISLIYKKDEDPMYMFQDISDNIKEKLKKLKINKNEILGIGISIVGIVDQENGISINAQGLWNEKIEVTRVFEENFDIPVHLANNIHTYFLAYKMFGNMKTDSGSYIFLKYGMGIGSALIMNNEIQDGIHFSAGKLSHIRVESPSVVKCSCGDINCLDAVVNFYRIIKEVKEVYSEESTPVLFGKTEGAEDNINIENIFYAYSQGEVMIKEILERKYYAIASVLVDTIKFIDPDKVFITGYGFTDETLNRLFLDYVYELSNRKISREIFVRNDIYKIPQYLGAVALILEKEFYN